The window GGCTTTCCGGTCCACCCAGGTCCCCCGAATACACCACGGCATAGTCGAGCAGGATGAGTTTCTGCAGATCCACGCCCGCCGGGCGTAAGGCGCTGAGCAGATAGACCATGCGAAAGCCAAGCTCAAACGGCGAGTTGAATACACGCGTCACGTCTGCACGCGTCATTTGATCCACCTCAGTTTCTTTTCGTTCACCAAATGATGGCAGGTGCCGGCAATATCTCCGCCGCGCAACCGTCCGTGCAATGCACTATCCGTCAGCGTGAGGGACGAGGCGCGACTCACCGCCGCGTCCAGCCGGTCCAGACCGACGCTATGCCGCGGACTAGATACGGCGGTGCGCACGCCCTTCAGCACCATGTCAAGCAACTTCGCGAACTCGTCGTGTTCAAACAGGTCTCGACTGAACCGCTTCAGGCCTTCTGCACAATAAAACTCCATGCGGCAGTCGGTGAAATGATCGGCATACGCTGTCCGCATAACCTCTTCTACCGTGCGAGCAGCACTGCCCTGTTCCGAGTACACCGCAACAAGCTCCTCGACATAGATCAGTTCGTCCTCGGTCGGCAACACCGGCATCGTAGGGTCGTCCCCGCGTTCGGCCTCGATATGAAAGATCCTGCAGTGGGTGACATGATCGATCGCGTGCCACGCGAGCAGGTCCCGCAGCAGACATTCCTCGATCCGCGCGAAATCGAATGCGTCGATCACCGCCCGAACCTCAGAGGTCAGGCCGCTCACCAGATTTTTCATGCCTGTCTTGCCGGCCGCCCAGTCGGTCAGAAACCGCTGCTTGAGCTTCGCCGGGCTGGCTATCAGATCGTGCAGGTCGGGACCGGCATTCTGAGGCGAACACACAAAGTACCGGCGCGGCGGCGGATAGGTACCTGCCGCGAGATGAAGAAAGAATTTGGCAAGTTCCGGGAAGAACTCGCCAGGGGTAAGTGGGGCCTTGTAGTGCTTAGCCTGAAAAAGGTCCCACTGATCTACCGTCAGTGCGCCCGTAAGTCGCGCCTCGACGTCCCGGCCTGCGTCGCCTGGTCCGCCGAAGCGCTTGACCTGATGATACTTGCGGCCATTGACCTCGCACTGCAACGCACTGCGCTCGATGAATTCCTCCCACTCGTCCGGTTTGAAATGACGAACCATCAGGGAAGGCGGCAATGCCCCGGCTTTGATGACGAGCTGGTTTGGGCGGAGCGTCGACA of the Burkholderia ubonensis genome contains:
- a CDS encoding ABC-three component system protein, which codes for MSTLRPNQLVIKAGALPPSLMVRHFKPDEWEEFIERSALQCEVNGRKYHQVKRFGGPGDAGRDVEARLTGALTVDQWDLFQAKHYKAPLTPGEFFPELAKFFLHLAAGTYPPPRRYFVCSPQNAGPDLHDLIASPAKLKQRFLTDWAAGKTGMKNLVSGLTSEVRAVIDAFDFARIEECLLRDLLAWHAIDHVTHCRIFHIEAERGDDPTMPVLPTEDELIYVEELVAVYSEQGSAARTVEEVMRTAYADHFTDCRMEFYCAEGLKRFSRDLFEHDEFAKLLDMVLKGVRTAVSSPRHSVGLDRLDAAVSRASSLTLTDSALHGRLRGGDIAGTCHHLVNEKKLRWIK